The following are encoded together in the Serratia sp. UGAL515B_01 genome:
- a CDS encoding restriction endonuclease gives MSSGKMVTYDQLMLPLMRALVNLGGSGSIDEIYDTVVEIEQFDEDTLDILHNPEKSSQTEIGYRLAWARTYLKKAGYLENSSRGVWTLTDKAKQVPEFDCREIVNFVRALDRKSSQPITDPSKLELAIDDSPEEVLAWREKLHHVLVEEMSPGAFERLTQRLLRESGFIHVEVTGRTGDGGIDGKGIARINGLMSFHIAFQCKKYKGSVGAPEIRNFRGATIGRADRGMFITTGSFTKAAIEEANRDGAAPIDLVDGDQLADKLKELSLGVKTEFVEKVNVEPDWFLNL, from the coding sequence ATGAGTTCTGGAAAAATGGTTACCTACGATCAGCTCATGCTACCATTAATGAGGGCACTCGTTAATTTGGGGGGGTCGGGTAGCATTGATGAAATCTATGATACCGTTGTAGAAATAGAACAGTTTGACGAAGACACATTGGATATTTTACACAATCCTGAAAAAAGCAGTCAGACAGAAATTGGATATCGTTTAGCTTGGGCTCGTACTTATTTAAAAAAAGCTGGTTATCTTGAAAATTCATCACGTGGTGTATGGACACTGACAGATAAAGCTAAGCAAGTGCCAGAATTTGATTGTCGTGAGATTGTAAATTTTGTCCGAGCATTAGATCGAAAATCTAGTCAACCAATTACAGATCCTAGTAAACTTGAGTTAGCAATTGATGATTCGCCGGAAGAAGTACTTGCTTGGCGCGAAAAGTTACACCATGTATTGGTCGAAGAAATGAGTCCTGGCGCGTTTGAAAGATTAACGCAAAGACTCCTACGAGAATCAGGATTTATTCACGTTGAAGTTACCGGGCGAACTGGTGATGGTGGCATAGATGGTAAAGGTATCGCCCGTATTAATGGTTTAATGAGTTTTCACATTGCCTTTCAGTGTAAAAAATACAAAGGTTCTGTTGGGGCACCAGAGATACGAAATTTCCGCGGTGCAACTATTGGACGTGCCGATAGAGGTATGTTTATTACAACAGGAAGTTTCACGAAAGCTGCAATTGAAGAAGCAAATCGTGATGGTGCGGCTCCGATAGATTTAGTTGATGGTGATCAGTTGGCAGATAAACTCAAGGAGTTAAGTTTAGGTGTGAAAACAGAGTTTGTTGAGAAAGTAAACGTCGAGCCGGATTGGTTTTTAAATCTCTAG
- a CDS encoding DUF6575 domain-containing protein, producing the protein MNIFASYPPLGQLRIVNVYLEFEGPKIFYAENESGSTFFVYWVGDDSNYEHWYVLPCSKARLIAYEKAKISLRDMLEYQEQEHFCALSLPFLAEFKLIAEFKHKNKIAEIKLPAPGIFVKRVVAYAPSLLNNNLIPTHEIIVSKTSKQAKKNVSLEHMSQVCDRFSELVLGFNKARGVKGGMQALNARYGSFAISLHAEELTKFEAFLGQVSALMVNKKDILPVLEQNDIDIKVFLNFLKIIDLSKIDFEFRSSALPEQTIKIYRLDALLYLSKLKIRALTYISSIKVPQGNDIEKVFQYVELKWKHEPVTAENMKVQSRLVEYYRYAALILGFLEYNGELTPQGERLALSDEATRYRITAYAFEASECAWAWMNYCDITSLADIDASTAVDFLTQCCPSLSGDTISRRANTLKSWYKQLKPHYINLGSGTQEKS; encoded by the coding sequence ATGAATATATTCGCCAGTTACCCACCATTAGGTCAGCTCAGAATAGTTAATGTCTATCTTGAGTTCGAGGGACCAAAAATTTTCTATGCCGAAAACGAAAGTGGTTCGACTTTCTTCGTTTATTGGGTAGGCGATGATTCAAATTACGAACATTGGTATGTCTTACCGTGTTCTAAAGCCAGACTCATTGCTTATGAGAAAGCAAAAATCAGCCTGCGGGATATGCTTGAATACCAAGAGCAGGAGCATTTCTGCGCTCTCTCTCTTCCATTTTTAGCGGAATTTAAGTTAATCGCAGAGTTCAAACATAAAAATAAAATAGCGGAAATTAAGCTCCCAGCTCCGGGTATTTTTGTGAAGAGAGTCGTAGCCTATGCTCCTAGCTTACTGAATAACAATCTTATTCCCACGCATGAGATTATCGTCTCAAAAACAAGTAAGCAGGCGAAGAAAAACGTTTCTCTTGAACACATGAGCCAAGTATGTGATCGCTTTAGTGAGTTGGTTTTAGGATTCAATAAAGCGCGAGGTGTAAAAGGGGGCATGCAGGCTCTAAATGCACGCTATGGCTCTTTTGCCATTTCACTCCATGCGGAGGAACTCACAAAATTTGAAGCATTCCTAGGCCAAGTCTCAGCTCTCATGGTGAATAAAAAGGATATTCTTCCCGTATTAGAGCAAAATGACATTGATATTAAAGTTTTTCTTAACTTTCTGAAAATAATAGACTTGTCAAAAATAGACTTTGAGTTTCGTTCGTCTGCTTTACCAGAGCAAACTATTAAGATCTACAGACTTGATGCATTATTATATTTATCCAAACTTAAAATACGTGCCTTAACCTATATTTCATCTATAAAAGTACCCCAAGGAAATGATATTGAAAAGGTATTTCAGTATGTGGAACTAAAATGGAAACATGAGCCAGTTACCGCTGAAAATATGAAGGTACAATCTCGCTTAGTGGAGTATTATCGTTATGCTGCACTTATTTTAGGATTCCTAGAATATAATGGTGAATTGACCCCTCAAGGCGAGCGCTTGGCGCTATCTGATGAAGCAACTCGTTATCGGATTACAGCATATGCCTTTGAGGCTAGCGAGTGCGCTTGGGCTTGGATGAATTATTGTGATATCACAAGCCTTGCAGATATTGATGCTAGTACAGCAGTAGACTTTTTAACCCAATGCTGTCCATCTCTTTCTGGGGATACGATTTCCCGGCGGGCCAATACCCTAAAATCTTGGTACAAACAGCTTAAGCCCCATTATATTAACCTGGGTTCAGGTACGCAGGAAAAAAGCTGA
- a CDS encoding putative zinc ribbon protein, protein MQFKKLREACTLSGERVHVDTLLPDHTVDYYCGDCHNRLTLHVTHTKGRYFEHDLEQVDIKTAQDCCYRLTQREPHTSPNIEWQFVLALGYPASQPYFCALCDKEYEGLKTCPDCKSHIYTTEVSLRDCSGGVLK, encoded by the coding sequence ATGCAATTTAAAAAACTACGCGAAGCTTGCACTCTCAGCGGAGAACGGGTCCACGTTGACACGCTGTTGCCCGACCACACGGTCGACTATTACTGTGGCGATTGCCATAACAGGTTGACGTTACACGTCACGCACACCAAGGGGCGATACTTTGAACATGACCTGGAACAGGTAGATATCAAGACGGCCCAGGATTGCTGCTACCGTCTGACACAACGTGAACCCCACACGTCCCCCAACATTGAGTGGCAGTTTGTGCTCGCGTTGGGTTACCCAGCGTCTCAACCTTACTTTTGTGCGCTGTGCGACAAGGAGTACGAAGGGCTGAAAACCTGCCCTGATTGCAAAAGTCATATCTACACCACTGAAGTCAGCTTGCGAGATTGCAGTGGGGGAGTGCTGAAATGA
- a CDS encoding AlpA family transcriptional regulator, with product MTVLPDLTNDHLVTMAFITELTGLSDKWFYKLISEGAFPKPIKLGRSSRWLHSEVQTWLQARIDASRQ from the coding sequence ATGACCGTATTACCCGACCTGACCAACGACCATCTGGTGACGATGGCCTTCATCACCGAGCTCACCGGCTTGAGTGACAAATGGTTTTATAAACTCATCAGCGAAGGGGCGTTCCCCAAACCGATCAAACTGGGACGCAGTTCCCGCTGGCTGCACAGCGAGGTGCAAACCTGGCTACAAGCCCGCATAGACGCGTCTCGCCAGTAA
- a CDS encoding inovirus-type Gp2 protein, which produces MHIPYPFNPGYTMNWFLLSLINHHLDQLLARYARLQVLRVDLFYKTGSWRFSNHSWHDTQREVRALIEKVMLLSDTVGYFWVLESTRKHGCHAHIVFYLNGHTNQATYPVAERVCAVWQDITEHQGYYNRCEYKPSYVAAIDIGEPVNYNDEAGVNGLRYIISYLAKEEQKSGQYIWGYNEIPPPSGLGRPRRQ; this is translated from the coding sequence ATGCACATTCCCTACCCCTTCAACCCCGGCTACACAATGAACTGGTTCCTGCTCTCCCTGATCAACCACCACCTGGATCAACTCTTGGCACGCTACGCGCGCTTGCAGGTGCTGAGAGTCGATCTGTTCTACAAAACAGGCTCATGGCGTTTTAGCAACCATTCCTGGCACGATACACAGCGAGAAGTCCGTGCCCTGATAGAAAAGGTCATGTTGCTATCAGATACCGTCGGTTACTTCTGGGTACTGGAATCAACGCGTAAGCACGGGTGCCACGCACATATCGTGTTTTACCTGAATGGTCACACCAACCAGGCAACGTACCCCGTTGCTGAACGCGTGTGCGCGGTCTGGCAGGACATCACTGAGCATCAAGGTTATTACAATCGGTGTGAGTACAAACCCTCTTATGTCGCAGCTATCGATATCGGTGAACCCGTTAATTATAACGACGAAGCAGGGGTCAACGGACTGCGTTACATCATCAGCTATCTGGCCAAGGAGGAACAAAAGAGCGGTCAGTACATTTGGGGGTATAACGAAATCCCTCCGCCAAGTGGTCTGGGCAGACCCCGCCGTCAATAG
- a CDS encoding outer membrane protein, with amino-acid sequence MLGSPAVLPFYRSVFSSNFAWAVGVGVNWALTDNVSLNLSYRYVDAGKVEADYTTRRGSSETAKVSVTSNDCCSPTHAIALTYCGLTIIILFFFISIISFFCPFFLLAPMRSTLFW; translated from the coding sequence GTGCTAGGTTCACCTGCTGTTCTTCCGTTTTACCGTAGCGTTTTTTCCAGTAATTTTGCCTGGGCGGTGGGTGTCGGGGTAAACTGGGCGCTGACGGACAATGTGAGTCTGAATCTCAGTTACCGCTATGTGGATGCGGGGAAGGTGGAAGCGGATTACACCACCCGCCGGGGCAGCAGTGAAACGGCGAAGGTGTCGGTGACGTCGAACGATTGCTGCTCACCTACGCATGCGATTGCCCTGACTTACTGTGGCCTGACGATAATAATCTTGTTTTTCTTCATCTCCATAATCTCTTTTTTCTGTCCATTCTTTCTCCTGGCTCCGATGAGGAGCACTTTATTTTGGTAA